Proteins from one Pseudoliparis swirei isolate HS2019 ecotype Mariana Trench chromosome 22, NWPU_hadal_v1, whole genome shotgun sequence genomic window:
- the LOC130213015 gene encoding meiotic recombination protein REC8 homolog isoform X1: MFYYPRVLQRHTGCFSTIWLVATKGIRVPRRDFLKVNVKRTCDDIVNYLLEQVPPPRPGLPRPRFSLYLSSQLQYGVVLVFHRQCAIFLEDLQTVVGQLVKGKTSQKIDIDTHSRQAVDFLDALCLLEEAEGAPDPLFGVMYMQEAVPSPNTLLQMGRKYPRETSPTLTAAQESGITASPDHITLRETQPLTIPVAEFEGEELVDQHPDTLDLLLAQTDHFPEEDLEMPREEATQREPEREMERVLKERSQELLGSSLDEDAMLLPQEEPELPVEKPGPPSDQLTPVSWPVVPSPPSAAEGRTGPTRRSEDEPSPQVKTTRRKRQLIFFDSQTQIDREVLQQQIGNPLTETRPAPYPPAPCHRRLSAEELLNSPCTFLPEDVLFLWRRAATTMPVSGSELLAGERGLESTDSEKERDGEMVEAAELVEREVPRAVAEPELFDVSEPGSLLLEGSDQREVTREISPMYESEKEWSTVSRSALQDIPEGVDEGKAAAEWLLPDFPEHEAHVVFHSLLLPDVDRRIVSNTFQRLLGNQFQLCLHCVVVVVTSLTVEETLDSGILWEILKNTT; encoded by the exons ATGTTTTACTACCCGAGAGTTTTACAGCGACATACAGGATGTTTCTCTACAATCTG GCTGGTTGCTACTAAAGGAATCCGAGTTCCTCGCCGTGATTTCCTAAAAGTCAACGTCAAAAGAACCTG TGACGACATCGTGAACTACTTGCTGGAGCAGGTCCCGCCGCCTCGACCGGGGCTGCCTCGACCTCGCTTCTCCCTCTACCTCTCGTCCCAGCTCCAGTATGGCGTCGTCCTCGTCTTCCACCGGCAGTGCGCTATTTTCCTGG AGGATCTTCAGACTGTTGTGGGCCAGCTGGTGAAAGGCAAAACGTCCCAGAAAATTGATATTGATACGCACAGCAG ACAAGCCGTGGACTTTCTGGACGCCCTGTGTCTCCTGGAGGAGGCAGAAGGAGCTCCTGACCCTTTATTCGGAGTGATGTACATGCAGGAGGCCGTCCCCAGCCCAAATACACTGTTACAG ATGGGTCGGAAGTATCCGAGAGAAACAAGTCCAACTCTAACCGCAGCACAAGAGAGTG GCATAACTGCATCTCCAGACCACATTACTCTGAGAGAGACGCAGCCTCTCACGATCCCTGTGGCAGAG TTTGAGGGCGAGGAGCTCGTCGATCAGCATCCAGATACTCTTGACTTGCTCCTGGCCCAAACGGATCACTTTCCAGAAG AGGATCTGGAGATGCCGAGAGAAGAAGCGAcacagagagagccagagagggagatggaaagaGTCCTGAAAGAGAGATCACAAGAGCTCCTCGGATCATCTCTTGA TGAGGACGCCATGCTGTTGCcccaggaggagccagagctgcCCGTGGAGAAGCCCGGACCCCCGTCAGACCAGCTCACCCCCGTCTCGTGGCCTGTTGTCCCGTCCCCGCCATCTGCAGCAGAGGGACGTACAGGACCAACCCGACGGTCAGAG GACGAGCCTTCTCCACAGGTGaagacgacgaggaggaagaggcagcTGATCTTCTTCGACTCCCAGACGCAGATCGACCGGGaggtgctgcagcagcagaTCGGTAACCCTCTGACCGAGACCCGACCAGCACCGTACCCGCCGGCGCCCTGCCacaggaggctctctgctgaGGAGCTCCTCAACAGCCCCTGCACCT TCTTGCCTGAAGATGTGCTGTTTCTATGGAGACGGGCTGCGACCACCATGCCTGTCTCGGGCTCGGAACTGCTGGCTGGGGAGAGAGGGCTCGAGTCCACTGATTCTGAAAAGGAAAGAGACGGCGAGATGGTCGAGGCGGCTGAGTTAGTGGaaagagag GTCCCCAGAGCTGTGGCAGAACCAGAGCTGTTTGATGTGTCAG agccTGGCTCACTGCTGCTGGAGGGCTCCGACCAAAGGGAGGTGACTCGAGAGATCTCCCCCATGTATGAATCAGAGAAAGAATG GTCCACCGTGTCCAGGTCGGCCCTGCAGGACATCCCAGAGGGGGTGGACGAGGGGAAGGCTGCAGCAGAGTG GCTGCTGCCGGATTTTCCCGAGCATGAAGCCCACGTGGTGTTTCATTCTCTTCTGCTGCCAGACGTCGACCGCAGAATCGTCAGCAACACCTTCCAGAGGCTCCTGGGTAATCAGTTTCAGTTATGtttacattgtgttgttgttgttgttacctcaTTGACAGTAGAGGAAACTCTGGACTCAGGAATTCTGTGGGAGATCCTTAAAAATACAACATGA
- the LOC130213015 gene encoding meiotic recombination protein REC8 homolog isoform X2 gives MFYYPRVLQRHTGCFSTIWLVATKGIRVPRRDFLKVNVKRTCDDIVNYLLEQVPPPRPGLPRPRFSLYLSSQLQYGVVLVFHRQCAIFLEDLQTVVGQLVKGKTSQKIDIDTHSRQAVDFLDALCLLEEAEGAPDPLFGVMYMQEAVPSPNTLLQMGRKYPRETSPTLTAAQESGITASPDHITLRETQPLTIPVAEFEGEELVDQHPDTLDLLLAQTDHFPEEDLEMPREEATQREPEREMERVLKERSQELLGSSLDEDAMLLPQEEPELPVEKPGPPSDQLTPVSWPVVPSPPSAAEGRTGPTRRSEDEPSPQVKTTRRKRQLIFFDSQTQIDREVLQQQIGNPLTETRPAPYPPAPCHRRLSAEELLNSPCTFLPEDVLFLWRRAATTMPVSGSELLAGERGLESTDSEKERDGEMVEAAELVEREVPRAVAEPELFDVSEPGSLLLEGSDQREVTREISPMYESEKEWSTVSRSALQDIPEGVDEGKAAAEWLLPDFPEHEAHVVFHSLLLPDVDRRIVSNTFQRLLETLSARMVRVEQDQPYGDIRIFPGTNYEEVHLSV, from the exons ATGTTTTACTACCCGAGAGTTTTACAGCGACATACAGGATGTTTCTCTACAATCTG GCTGGTTGCTACTAAAGGAATCCGAGTTCCTCGCCGTGATTTCCTAAAAGTCAACGTCAAAAGAACCTG TGACGACATCGTGAACTACTTGCTGGAGCAGGTCCCGCCGCCTCGACCGGGGCTGCCTCGACCTCGCTTCTCCCTCTACCTCTCGTCCCAGCTCCAGTATGGCGTCGTCCTCGTCTTCCACCGGCAGTGCGCTATTTTCCTGG AGGATCTTCAGACTGTTGTGGGCCAGCTGGTGAAAGGCAAAACGTCCCAGAAAATTGATATTGATACGCACAGCAG ACAAGCCGTGGACTTTCTGGACGCCCTGTGTCTCCTGGAGGAGGCAGAAGGAGCTCCTGACCCTTTATTCGGAGTGATGTACATGCAGGAGGCCGTCCCCAGCCCAAATACACTGTTACAG ATGGGTCGGAAGTATCCGAGAGAAACAAGTCCAACTCTAACCGCAGCACAAGAGAGTG GCATAACTGCATCTCCAGACCACATTACTCTGAGAGAGACGCAGCCTCTCACGATCCCTGTGGCAGAG TTTGAGGGCGAGGAGCTCGTCGATCAGCATCCAGATACTCTTGACTTGCTCCTGGCCCAAACGGATCACTTTCCAGAAG AGGATCTGGAGATGCCGAGAGAAGAAGCGAcacagagagagccagagagggagatggaaagaGTCCTGAAAGAGAGATCACAAGAGCTCCTCGGATCATCTCTTGA TGAGGACGCCATGCTGTTGCcccaggaggagccagagctgcCCGTGGAGAAGCCCGGACCCCCGTCAGACCAGCTCACCCCCGTCTCGTGGCCTGTTGTCCCGTCCCCGCCATCTGCAGCAGAGGGACGTACAGGACCAACCCGACGGTCAGAG GACGAGCCTTCTCCACAGGTGaagacgacgaggaggaagaggcagcTGATCTTCTTCGACTCCCAGACGCAGATCGACCGGGaggtgctgcagcagcagaTCGGTAACCCTCTGACCGAGACCCGACCAGCACCGTACCCGCCGGCGCCCTGCCacaggaggctctctgctgaGGAGCTCCTCAACAGCCCCTGCACCT TCTTGCCTGAAGATGTGCTGTTTCTATGGAGACGGGCTGCGACCACCATGCCTGTCTCGGGCTCGGAACTGCTGGCTGGGGAGAGAGGGCTCGAGTCCACTGATTCTGAAAAGGAAAGAGACGGCGAGATGGTCGAGGCGGCTGAGTTAGTGGaaagagag GTCCCCAGAGCTGTGGCAGAACCAGAGCTGTTTGATGTGTCAG agccTGGCTCACTGCTGCTGGAGGGCTCCGACCAAAGGGAGGTGACTCGAGAGATCTCCCCCATGTATGAATCAGAGAAAGAATG GTCCACCGTGTCCAGGTCGGCCCTGCAGGACATCCCAGAGGGGGTGGACGAGGGGAAGGCTGCAGCAGAGTG GCTGCTGCCGGATTTTCCCGAGCATGAAGCCCACGTGGTGTTTCATTCTCTTCTGCTGCCAGACGTCGACCGCAGAATCGTCAGCAACACCTTCCAGAGGCTCCTGG AGACTTTATCAGCCCGGATGGTGCGCGTGGAGCAGGACCAGCCTTATGGGGACATACGGATATTCCCTGGAACCAACTACGAAGAGGTGCATCTCTCGGTGTGA